One Desulfurobacteriaceae bacterium genomic window, ACTGCCTTGACATGACTTTTGACCTTTTTTATCTCCTTGCCTCTGAGTATTTTGAGAGGATAAATCTCATCATATTTAAATCCGGTACCGTCTATTATTAAGAACCTCACTTGACTAAGGTATCTCCTCAAAAGTCTGCCGGAGATGAAATTGAGGAAGTCTATAAGGAGAACCGGGGGAAGCTGTTTTAAGCGGTAGTAGTAAGTTGAGAAGTCCGGAACGTTTTCTCTTCCAAACAT contains:
- a CDS encoding IS5/IS1182 family transposase, whose translation is MKAKRLNFQQVLKLTQTYMHRRGQALLKYLYPFKTKRGRPKKCPDEIILVLLFLQVAWRLSFRDLEYLAVQMFGRENVPDFSTYYYRLKQLPPVLLIDFLNFISGRLLRRYLSQVRFLIIDGTGFKYDEIYPLKILRGKEIKKVKSHVKAV